One region of Gouania willdenowi chromosome 13, fGouWil2.1, whole genome shotgun sequence genomic DNA includes:
- the LOC114474557 gene encoding LHFPL tetraspan subfamily member 6 protein-like, whose amino-acid sequence MASSLTCTGVIWALLSLLCAAASCVGFFMPYWLLGTQMDKPVSFGTFRRCSYPVRDEERQATVMLEQCGRYASFQGIPSLEWRICTVVTGVGCGLLLLVALTALMGCCISDLISRTIGRVAGGIQFVGASAALH is encoded by the exons ATGGCGTCTAGTCTGACGTGCACGGGGGTCATCTGGGCCCTGCTGTCCCTGCTGTGTGCAGCTGCCTCCTGCGTGGGCTTCTTCATGCCCTATTGGCTCCTGGGAACGCAGATGGACAAACCGGTGTCGTTCGGTACGTTCCGCCGCTGCTCGTACCCGGTGAGGGACGAGGAGAGGCAGGCCACGGTGATGCTGGAGCAGTGCGGGCGCTACGCCTCCTTCCAGGGCATCCCCAGCCTGGAGTGGAGGATCTGCACAGTGGTGACGGGCgtggggtgtggcctcctcctgctggTGGCCCTCACTGCGCTCATGGGCTGCTGCATCTCTGACCTGATCTCACGCACCATTGGACGGGTGGCGGGGGGGATTCAGTTCGTCGGAG CCTCTGCAGCGCTGCACTGA
- the LOC114474858 gene encoding conserved oligomeric Golgi complex subunit 6-like, with product MADVKAEHSSDSPAAVQNSNVLPQPNNPLSRKLNKILETRLDSDKEMLEALKALSVFFTENSLRTRRNLRGDIERRSLAINEEFAQMFKGVKEELESVHEDVQAMSACCEEMTNRLKASKEQTQDLIVKTNKLQGENQRLEVRAQVVQAFLTKFQLSPEETATLRGPRDAPITEDFF from the exons ATGGCTGATGTTAAAGCAGAACATTCGTCTGACAGTCCGGCAGCTGTGCAGAATTCAAATGTCCTTCCTCAGCCCAACAACCCGCTGTCAAGAAAACTTAACAAAATCCTCGAAACCAGACTGGACAGCGATAAG GAGATGCTGGAGGCTCTGAAGGCTCTATCAGTGTTTTTCACAGAGAACAGTTTACGAACCAGGAGAAATCTACGAGGAGACATAGAAAGGAGAAGTTTGGCCATCAATGAGGAGTTTGCACAAATGTTCAAAGGTGTTAAAGAG GAGCTGGAAAGTGTCCATGAAGACGTCCAGGCCATGAGCGCATGTTGTGAAGAGATGACCAACAGATTAAAG GCTTCAAAAGAGCAAACTCAAGATCTCATCGTGAAAACAAACAAGCTGCAGGGAGAAAA TCAACGCCTGGAGGTGAGAGCACAGGTCGTGCAGGCCTTTCTCACCAAGTTCCAGTTATCTCCTGAGGAAACGGCTACACTGCGAGGGCCCCGGGATGCTCCCATCACCGAG gactttttttaa